In one Triplophysa rosa linkage group LG13, Trosa_1v2, whole genome shotgun sequence genomic region, the following are encoded:
- the itga6l gene encoding integrin alpha-6: MISQHWGLAVTVWLLTVIQQIFPFNLDTQGVIKKRGDANSLFGFSMAMHHQLQPSDERFLLIGAPRAKALPIQKANMSGGLYRCKFTTGSDDCERIVLDVEVRPKERAGKDHRENQWLGVRVISQGPGGKVVTCAHRYQDWSFNNQLVLGRCFVMEQDLKLEAGGEDTRIFCKNRPAEKHMFGYCQQGLSVAFTRDSKYVVFGAPGAYEWKGTVRMEPVEDFLLDTFETGDQRREELIPVGISSYLGYALDSGMNIVKKGELNVVAGAPRSGHSGEVVLLRPDEKSEPKTLRAEHILQGPELASSFGYDLAVLDLNSDGWDDLVVGAPQFSLQDMDKDVGGAVFVYINQGGARRWDRIEPVALYGKRDSMFGLAVAHTGDINQDGYQDFAVSSPYEDSGKGRVYVYHGSPAGFRQKPQQVLQAGDNDIKLFGYALASNMDVDNNGYPDLAVGSGSDSVLIYRSKPVVNIEKSLTLTPDRIDLKKQDCKANPCYITARSCFSYTAQPPTYNPRMRIEYSLTADAVRRERGLPPRVVFVDPTQRLHELPGQGQKQCVDTKLKLQGDIQDKLTSIFIDLSVSLPSDTPKQTFRNLPDLQPVLNTLQGNTTNAEFIFMNADCGSDNICQSNLQLQYIFCTKDLHQDKCNPLSGDPRMPVISPGDENVALEVTVTNKGGEDAHQSQLSVMFPEYLPLSSIVPKSNSKTQVQCSANENRTLADCHLGNPFKRDSNTSFYLILKTDRLSDSVTGANVTMSLKTISNQNIPQVVAEAKILIEMHLEVFGLAKPSQLFFGGDVRDEKTIKKEDDIGSLVLYEFRISNTGRPLKSFDAVLNIQWPKETKKGKRLLYLVQVTGRGKKIIQCKPSEAIDPLKITKALPRGRREVGRESKLEPLSNDGGFLPFLGNSRKYKILTCADELECVVIHCPLEAVDSTAVIVLHSRLWNSTFLEEYSSLNYLDIVLDASLSLNGTVGNIGIRPSETKVRLTVFPEKKPALLSRVPWWVIFLSVLTALMLAAMLGYLLWKLFKGELCGGKKNV, translated from the exons ATGATCTCCCAGCACTGGGGTCTCGCGGTGACCGTGTGGCTGCTCACCGTCATTCAGCAGATTTTTCCTTTTAACTTGGACACGCAGGGCGTCATCAAGAAACGCGGAGACGCAAATTCATTGTTTGGATTTTCTATGGCCATGCACCATCAGCTCCAGCCGTCCGACGAGCGTTT CTTGCTTATCGGAGCCCCTCGTGCAAAAGCGTTGCCCATTCAAAAAGCCAATATGTCTGGAGGTCTGTATCGATGTAAATTCACCACAGGGTCTGATGATTGTGAACGCATCGTCTTGGACGTAGAAG TTCGTCCAAAGGAGAGGGCAGGAAAAGACCACAGAGAAAACCAATGGTTGGGTGTGCGTGTAATAAGTCAGGGTCCAGGCGGAAAAGTAGTG ACTTGCGCCCACAGGTATCAAGACTGGAGTTTTAATAATCAGCTGGTATTGGGCAGATGTTTTGTCATGGAACAAGACCTTAAGTTGGAGGCGGGTGGCGAGGACACAAGGATATTTTGTAAGAATCGTCCAGCAGAGAAGCATATGTTTGGATATTGTCAACAGGGCCTCTCAGTAGCGTTTACCAGAGACAgcaaatatgttgtttttggaGCTCCAGGAGCATACGAGTGGAAAG GCACTGTGCGGATGGAGCCTGTTGAAGATTTCTTATTAGACACCTTTGAAACAGGAGATCAGCGTCGAGAAGAACTTATTCCTGTCGGCATCAGCAGCTATTTAG GCTATGCTCTCGATAGTGGGATGAACATTGTCAAGAAAGGAGAGCTGAATGTAGTGGCTGGGGCTCCACGCTCAGGTCACAGTGGAGAGGTTGTGCTCCTGAGACCGGATGAAAAATCTGAGCCAAAAACCTTGAGAGCAGAACATATTCTTCAAGGTCCAGAATTGGCCTCCTCCTTTGGCTATGACCTCGCTGTGCTTGATCTAAACTCAGATGG GTGGGATGACCTTGTTGTGGGTGCACCCCAGTTCTCCCTGCAGGACATGGACAAAGATGTGGGAGGGGCCGTGTTCGTTTACATCAACCAAGGTGGAGCACGACGATGGGACCGAATCGAACCAGTGGCTCTCTATGGGAAAAGAGACTCCATGTTTGGATTGGCAGTGGCACACACCGGAGACATAAATCAAGATGGATACCAAG ATTTTGCAGTGAGCTCTCCCTATGAGGATTCTGGAAAAGGTCGAGTGTATGTGTATCATGGCTCACCTGCAGGCTTCCGTCAAAAACCACAGCAG GTTTTGCAAGCTGGGGACAATGATATCAAATTGTTTGGCTATGCTTTGGCTAGCAATATGGATGTGGACAACAATGGCTATCCAGACCTTGCTGTGGGTTCAGGTTCAGATTCTGTGCTCATTTACAG gtCTAAACCagtggtaaacattgaaaagaGCTTAACTTTAACACCTGATAGAATTGATTTGAAAAAGCAGGACTGCAAGGCCAATCCATG CTATATTACAGCACGCTCCTGTTTTTCTTACACTGCACAACCACCGACATACAATCCCAGAATGA GGATTGAGTACAGCCTAACTGCTGACGCAGTACGCAGAGAGAGGGGTCTTCCTCCACGAGTGGTCTTTGTAGATCCTACACAGAGATTACATGAACTGCCCGGCCAGGGTCAGAAGCAGTGTGTCGATACCAAGCTCAAACTGCAG ggAGATATCCAAGACAAGCTGACAAGCATTTTCATCGATCTATCAGTTTCTCTGCCATCTGACACCCCTAAACAGACATTTAGAAACCTTCCTGACTTACAACCTGTTCTCAACACTTTGCAAGGAAACACAACCAACGCAGAA TTTATCTTTATGAATGCCGACTGTGGAAGTGACAATATCTGCCAAAGTAACCTACAGCTCCAGTACATATTCTGCACCAAAGACCTACACCAGGATAAGTGCAACCCACTAAGCGG GGATCCTCGCATGCCTGTCATCTCTCCCGGTGATGAAAATGTTGCCCTGGAGGTTACTGTAACCAACAAGGGTGGAGAAGATGCACATCAGAGTCAACTCTCTGTGATGTTTCCAGAATATCTGCCCTTATCATCAATTGTACCAAAGAGCAACAGT AAAACACAGGTGCAGTGTAGCGCCAATGAAAACAGAACACTGGCTGATTGCCATCTTGGAAATCCTTTCAAAAGAGACTCAAAT ACTTCATTCTATCTGATACTAAAAACTGACAGACTGTCAGACAGTGTGACGGGGGCTAATGTGACAATGTCTCTTAAAAC AATAAGCAATCAGAACATTCCACAAGTTGTTGCAGAGGCAAAAATTCTCATTGAAATGCATCTGGAAGTCTTTGG TCTTGCTAAACCTTCCCAGCTGTTTTTTGGAGGAGATGTGAGAGATgagaaaacaattaaaaaagaaGATGATATTGGTTCATTGGTCCTATATGAATTCAGG ATTAGTAACACTGGCCGGCCGCTGAAGTCATTCGATGCTGTGCTAAACATCCAGTggccaaaagaaaccaaaaaggGAAAACGGCTCCTGTACCTCGTGCAGGTCACTGGACGAGGAAAAAAGATCATTCAATGCAAGCCTTCAGAAGCGATCGACCCACTCAAAATCACCAAG GCGTTACCCAGAGGAAGGCGTGAAGTGGGCCGTGAGTCAAAGCTAGAGCCTCTCAGCAATGATGGCGGATTTCTGCCCTTTTTAGGAAATTCAAGAAAGTACAAAATCCTG ACTTGTGCTGATGAACTGGAATGTGTGGTGATACACTGCCCCCTTGAGGCAGTGGACAGTACTGCAGTTATTGTTCTTCACTCTCGCTTATGGAACAGCACTTTTCTGGAG GAGTATAGCTCATTAAACTACCTGGATATTGTACTGGACGCATCACTGAGCCTTAATGGAACTGTTGGGAATATTGGAATCCGGCCATCTGAGACTAAG GTGAGGCTAACTGTTTTTCCTGAGAAGAAACCAGCTTTGCTCAGCCGAGTCCCGTGGTGGGTTATTTTTCTCAGTGTACTGACGGCACTCATGTTAGCAGCCATGCTGGGTTATCTTTTGTGGAAG TTATTCAAGGGTGAATTGTGTGGTGGCAAGAAGAATGTGTAA
- the chrnb5b gene encoding neuronal acetylcholine receptor subunit beta-2 isoform X2 — translation MHDLYLSLHVSVDVGYRKGDMAALMTSGLCLVALTVTAVWSAEVEERLVNYLLSPDRYNKLIRPAVNKSQQNEREQIMTTNCWLTQVWNDYRLMWDPEEYEGIRKVRLPSQHIWLPDIVLYNNADGTYEVSFYSNAVISNNGEVAWLPPAIYKSACKIEVRDFPFDQQNCTLKFRSWTYDHTEIDLILLSNFASRDDFKPSGEWDIVSLPGRKNEDPNDVTYLDITYDFIIRRKPLFYTINLIIPCVLITSLAILVFYLPSDCGEKMTLCISVLLALTVFLLLISKIVPPTSLAVPLIGKYLMFSMVLVTFSIVTSVCVLNVHHRSPSTHTMPKWVKYYFLAQLPGFLFMRRPGEANKREKFHRKHQHGSLSGPPAKREADESDSTFFVNEDSTKHIGWRLSESTEFRKRMAVKCSADMEEAVKGVRYIADKLKSEDDDEGIVEDWKYVAMVIDRLFLWIFVLVCVTGTIGLFMQPLFKSYNTATTDDL, via the exons ATGCACGATCTTTACCTCTCACTTCATGTAAGTGTTGACGTAGGGTATCGTAAAGGAGATATGGCAGCTCTGATGACTTCAGGACTTTGTCTTGTAGCTCTCACTGTAACGG CTGTATGGTCTGCAGAGGTGGAGGAGCGGTTGGTGAACTACTTACTCTCCCCTGATCGATACAACAAGCTGATTCGGCCAGCAGTCAACAAGAGCCAGCAG AATGAGAGGGAGCAGATTATGACCACAAATTGTTGGCTCACTCAG GTATGGAATGATTACCGGTTGATGTGGGATCCAGAGGAGTATGAAGGAATCAGGAAAGTTCGTCTTCCCTCACAGCATATATGGCTGCCTGACATTGTTCTGTACAACAA TGCTGACGGGACATATGAGGTGTCTTTCTATTCCAATGCGGTCATATCAAATAATGGTGAGGTTGCCTGGCTGCCACCAGCTATCTATAAGAGTGCCTGTAAAATTGAAGTGCGGGACTTTCCCTTCGACCAGCAAAACTGCACGCTCAAGTTCCGCTCCTGGACTTATGACCACACAGAAATTGACCTCATTTTGTTGTCAAACTTTGCCAGCCGAGATGACTTCAAACCAAGTGGAGAGTGGGATATCGTCTCCTTGCCTGGACGTAAAAACGAGGACCCCAATGACGTCACATATTTGGATATCACCTACGACTTTATCATCAGACGCAAACCGTTGTTCTACACCATAAACCTGATCATCCCCTGTGTTCTCATCACATCACTGGCCATCTTGGTGTTCTACCTACCATCAGACTGTGGGGAGAAGATGACTCTGTGTATCTCCGTTCTTCTGGCCTTAACTGTGTTCCTCTTACTGATTTCCAAAATCGTACCCCCGACATCACTCGCCGTGCCCCTTATCGGAAAGTACTTGATGTTCTCGATGGTGCTGGTGACTTTCTCAATAGTCACAAGCGTGTGCGTGCTAAACGTGCACCATCGGTCCCCAAGCACGCACACTATGCCGAAATGGGTCAAATACTACTTCCTGGCTCAGTTGCCTGGCTTCCTATTCATGCGGCGGCCAGGAGAGGCCAACAAACGCGAGAAATTTCACAGGAAGCACCAGCATGGCTCCTTATCTGGTCCACCAGCAAAGCGGGAGGCAGATGAGTCTGATTCCACCTTCTTTGTGAATGAAGATTCTACCAAGCACATTGGTTGGAGACTGAGTGAAAGCACAGAGTTTCGTAAGCGAATGGCGGTGAAGTGCTCTGCAGATATGGAGGAGGCTGTGAAGGGCGTCAGATACATCGCTGACAAGTTGAAGAGtgaggatgatgatgaaggG ATAGTCGAAGACTGGAAGTATGTGGCTATGGTGATCGACCGCCTGTTTCTGTGGATCTTTGTTTTAGTGTGTGTTACTGGAACCATTGGCCTCTTTATGCAGCCACTCTTCAAGAGCTATAACACAGCCACCACTGATGACCTGTAG
- the chrnb3b gene encoding neuronal acetylcholine receptor subunit beta-3b → MTLAVIVYFTLFANIIASTPAKNFVSLAEREDALLRDLFQGYQRWVRPVLHANHTVKVRFGLKISQLVDVDEKNQLMTTNVWLWQEWIDYKLRWNPENYGGITFIRVPSESIWLPDIVLYENADGRFEGSLMTKVIVRYNGLITWTPPASYKSACTMDVTFFPFDRQNCSMKFGSWTYDGNMVDLVLVNQQVDRSDFFDNGEWEILSATGVKGSRQDVHLSYTYITYYFILKRLPLFYTLFLIIPCLGLSFLTVLVFYLPSDEGEKVSLSTSVLVSLTVFLLVIEEIIPSSSKVIPLIGEYLLFIMIFVTLSIIVTVFVINVHHRSSATYHPMSPWVRSLFLQKLPHLLCMRGNTDRYHYPELEPHGPDLKPRSKKGPPGPDGEGQALINMLEQATNSVHYISRHIRKEHFIREVVQDWKFVAQVLDRIFLWAFLTVSVLGTILIFTPALKMFLRSSPPPSP, encoded by the exons ATGACGTTGGCAGTCATTGTTTATTTCACGCTGTTTGCCAACATCATCGCCAGCACCCCTG CAAAAAACTTTGTATCTCTGGCGGAGAGAGAAGATGCTCTGCTAAGGGACTTGTTTCAGGGATACCAGCGCTGGGTCAGGCCTGTTCTGCATGCAAACCACACTGTTAAAGTCCGCTTTGGCTTGAAGATATCTCAGCTCGTGGATGTG gatGAGAAAAATCAACTTATGACCACTAATGTGTGGCTTTGGCAG GAATGGATCGATTATAAACTGCGTTGGAACCCTGAGAATTATGGTGGTATCACATTTATCAGAGTACCCTCGGAGAGCATCTGGCTTCCCGATATTGTTTTATATGAGAA TGCTGATGGACGTTTTGAAGGCTCGCTTATGACCAAAGTCATCGTGCGGTATAATGGTCTGATCACCTGGACACCCCCCGCCAGCTACAAGTCAGCTTGCACCATGGACGTCACGTTCTTCCCCTTTGATCGTCAAAACTGCTCTATGAAGTTTGGTTCCTGGACGTATGATGGAAACATGGTTGATCTCGTCTTAGTCAACCAGCAGGTGGACCGAAGCGACTTCTTTGATAACGGCGAATGGGAGATTCTCAGTGCAACTGGTGTCAAAGGCAGCCGACAGGACGTCCATCTTTCCTACACCTACATCACGTATTATTTCATCCTGAAACGTCTTCCTCTCTTCTACACCCTCTTTCTCATTATTCCCTGCTTGGGCTTGTCTTTCCTCACAGTGCTGGTTTTCTACCTTCCTTCTGATGAAGGAGAGAAAGTTTCTCTCTCCACCTCTGTCCTTGTGTCCCTCACTGTCTTCCTCCTGGTCATCGAGGAGATCATTCCTTCTTCATCCAAAGTCATCCCATTGATTGGAGAGTACTTGCTCTTTATCATGATCTTCGTCACCCTCTCTATCATTGTCACTGTGTTTGTTATAAATGTACACCATCGTTCCTCAGCTACATATCATCCCATGTCTCCATGGGTGCGTTCCCTGTTCCTGCAGAAACTGCCGCATTTGCTGTGCATGAGGGGAAACACGGATCGCTATCACTACCCCGAGCTGGAGCCCCATGGCCCTGATCTCAAGCCCCGAAGCAAGAAAGGGCCACCTGGCCCTGACGGAGAGGGTCAAGCTTTGATCAATATGCTCGAGCAAGCTACCAACTCTGTTCACTACATCTCACGGCATATTAGAAAGGAGCATTTCATTAGAGAG GTCGTACAGGACTGGAAGTTTGTGGCACAGGTCTTGGACAGAATCTTTCTCTGGGCATTCCTTACCGTGTCTGTGCTGGGCACCATCCTCATCTTCACACCTGCCTTGAAGATGTTCCTGCGCTCCTCTCCTCCTCCTTCCCCATGA
- the chrnb5b gene encoding neuronal acetylcholine receptor subunit beta-2 isoform X1, with amino-acid sequence MHDLYLSLHVSVDVGYRKGDMAALMTSGLCLVALTVTAVWSAEVEERLVNYLLSPDRYNKLIRPAVNKSQQVTIAIQVSLAQLISVNEREQIMTTNCWLTQVWNDYRLMWDPEEYEGIRKVRLPSQHIWLPDIVLYNNADGTYEVSFYSNAVISNNGEVAWLPPAIYKSACKIEVRDFPFDQQNCTLKFRSWTYDHTEIDLILLSNFASRDDFKPSGEWDIVSLPGRKNEDPNDVTYLDITYDFIIRRKPLFYTINLIIPCVLITSLAILVFYLPSDCGEKMTLCISVLLALTVFLLLISKIVPPTSLAVPLIGKYLMFSMVLVTFSIVTSVCVLNVHHRSPSTHTMPKWVKYYFLAQLPGFLFMRRPGEANKREKFHRKHQHGSLSGPPAKREADESDSTFFVNEDSTKHIGWRLSESTEFRKRMAVKCSADMEEAVKGVRYIADKLKSEDDDEGIVEDWKYVAMVIDRLFLWIFVLVCVTGTIGLFMQPLFKSYNTATTDDL; translated from the exons ATGCACGATCTTTACCTCTCACTTCATGTAAGTGTTGACGTAGGGTATCGTAAAGGAGATATGGCAGCTCTGATGACTTCAGGACTTTGTCTTGTAGCTCTCACTGTAACGG CTGTATGGTCTGCAGAGGTGGAGGAGCGGTTGGTGAACTACTTACTCTCCCCTGATCGATACAACAAGCTGATTCGGCCAGCAGTCAACAAGAGCCAGCAGGTCACCATTGCAATCCAAGTGTCACTTGCCCAGCTTATCAGCGTG AATGAGAGGGAGCAGATTATGACCACAAATTGTTGGCTCACTCAG GTATGGAATGATTACCGGTTGATGTGGGATCCAGAGGAGTATGAAGGAATCAGGAAAGTTCGTCTTCCCTCACAGCATATATGGCTGCCTGACATTGTTCTGTACAACAA TGCTGACGGGACATATGAGGTGTCTTTCTATTCCAATGCGGTCATATCAAATAATGGTGAGGTTGCCTGGCTGCCACCAGCTATCTATAAGAGTGCCTGTAAAATTGAAGTGCGGGACTTTCCCTTCGACCAGCAAAACTGCACGCTCAAGTTCCGCTCCTGGACTTATGACCACACAGAAATTGACCTCATTTTGTTGTCAAACTTTGCCAGCCGAGATGACTTCAAACCAAGTGGAGAGTGGGATATCGTCTCCTTGCCTGGACGTAAAAACGAGGACCCCAATGACGTCACATATTTGGATATCACCTACGACTTTATCATCAGACGCAAACCGTTGTTCTACACCATAAACCTGATCATCCCCTGTGTTCTCATCACATCACTGGCCATCTTGGTGTTCTACCTACCATCAGACTGTGGGGAGAAGATGACTCTGTGTATCTCCGTTCTTCTGGCCTTAACTGTGTTCCTCTTACTGATTTCCAAAATCGTACCCCCGACATCACTCGCCGTGCCCCTTATCGGAAAGTACTTGATGTTCTCGATGGTGCTGGTGACTTTCTCAATAGTCACAAGCGTGTGCGTGCTAAACGTGCACCATCGGTCCCCAAGCACGCACACTATGCCGAAATGGGTCAAATACTACTTCCTGGCTCAGTTGCCTGGCTTCCTATTCATGCGGCGGCCAGGAGAGGCCAACAAACGCGAGAAATTTCACAGGAAGCACCAGCATGGCTCCTTATCTGGTCCACCAGCAAAGCGGGAGGCAGATGAGTCTGATTCCACCTTCTTTGTGAATGAAGATTCTACCAAGCACATTGGTTGGAGACTGAGTGAAAGCACAGAGTTTCGTAAGCGAATGGCGGTGAAGTGCTCTGCAGATATGGAGGAGGCTGTGAAGGGCGTCAGATACATCGCTGACAAGTTGAAGAGtgaggatgatgatgaaggG ATAGTCGAAGACTGGAAGTATGTGGCTATGGTGATCGACCGCCTGTTTCTGTGGATCTTTGTTTTAGTGTGTGTTACTGGAACCATTGGCCTCTTTATGCAGCCACTCTTCAAGAGCTATAACACAGCCACCACTGATGACCTGTAG